The window CCTAATAAACGATTAAATATAGAACTATCCGAGGAGGAGATAAAGAAAAGGTTTAAAGATTGGCAGATACCAGAATATAAGATAAAAGAAGGCTACCTGTATCGCTATGCCCAGCAGGTTACCTCAGCCTCTACCGGCGCTGTATTTAAAAACTGATGGAAACTTGCAGGGTTCTCTCATAGCGGCTAGTGTTGTGGTGAACAAATAACGCACGGAATTTGATTCTGGTAACTGGTGATTGGTAACTGGTAATTAAATACCGTTCGGCTGAGCTCATGACGAAACTATTTGACCTGTGCGGTTAGAAATTACAAGCAAATTTCTTCAAACCTGAAAGGTTTGACTTTTACATAACCGTAGATAAAATCTACGGAAAGAAGAAAAGATCCTGCTTACTACTCAACCCTGAAAGGGTTGAATTCTAACTATGGATTACATTCGACCCTTTCAGGGTCGAGTTTTGCGGGCGTTTATTTCCGTAGATTGCATCTACGGTTATTTAAAATTCGACGCTTTCAGCGTCAATAACCTAAAACCTAACCACACAGGACGAAACTATTTAACCAGTTACCAGTTACCAGTTACCAATTACCAGTTACCAGTTACCAGTTACCAGTTACCAATTATCCGTTTGCAGGTTACGAAACCTGATGATACTCCGGGCAAAACTTACTCAACACCACACCAGGGCAAAGTTTCAGATACCGGGTAATTCTTAAGACTACCTCTTCAACCGTTAAATCTGATGTATCCACAATAAAATCTGCGGCGGCGGTATAATAAGGTGTGCGAAAGGAGAGCAATCCTTTTATCTTTTCAAGCGGGTTAGGGCAATTTAATAAGGGGCGATGAGAAGCATCTTTAGTGCGTTCATAGACCTTTTCAGGAGTTACCTTGAGCCAGATTACTATCCCGGCTCGATGTAAATTTTCTACATTTTCATCCCTTAATATTACCCCACCACCAGTAGAAATAACACTATTCTTAAGGCTCTCACAGGCTTTTTTAACTATTTCTTTTTCTAATTCTCGGAAATAATCTTCTCCAAATTTAGCAAATATTTCATTTATAGCCATTTGTGCCTCTTCTTCAATCCAATCATCGAGGTCGATAAAATCCATATTTAATTTTGAGGATAGTTGTTTGCCTACCGCAGTCTTACCACTTCCCATAAAACCTGATAAGATAATATTATTCATTCTTACTCCCACCGATTACCAAGGTAACCTAAAGGTTTTCGCTTTTGTAACCATTCCCTTAATTCTTCTTTCACCATTGGATAAAAGGTCAATTTGTCTAATTGACTCACCGGGATAAATTCTATTTGTTGAAGGATTTCTTCGTTGCCAATTTTTAACTCGCCGCCAATCATTTCCCCTTCAAAGAAGATATTGATGATGTGTCTCTTGGAGTCAATATCGGGTGAGATAGCATCGCTTATAAAAAGCAAATCTCCTACCTTAACTTTAATATTTGCCTCTTCCAACATCTCTCGCTGGATTGCTTCTATCAATGTTTCGCCAAAATTTACCCTTCCACCAGGCAAAAGCCAATATTTTCTACCTTTCTTTTGATGTTGAACTAACAAAATTTTATCCTCTTTAAGGACGACGAGGGCAACACGAACATCTGGTTTTTCCATCTTTTAATCTGATTATACGCCAAAACAGGGTGAAAGTCAAGATTTTTGTTGACAATAAATATTTTTTTAAGTAAAATATGAAAGTGAGAATTATTGCCGGTAAGGCTAAAGGTAGAATTGTTAAGGCGAAAAATAGATATGCAACCAGACCTACATTAAGTCGGGTAAAGGCGTCGTTATTTGATACTCTGGGCAATAAAGTAAATCAAGCCTGTTTCCTTGACCTCTATTCAGGCACAGGAAATATTGGATTAGAGGCGTTAAGCCGTGGTGCAAAAAAAGTAGTCTTCGTCGAAAATAATGCCTCGCAGGTAAAAATCATCAAACAAAATATCTTATCCTTGGATTTTTCAGAAAAACAAACTTTTGTTTATAAAACAGAAGTGCTCAAGGCTATAAAATTTTTATCACAAAAAAAAGAGTGTTTTGATATTGTCTATTTAGCACCACCTTTTTTAAAAAATTTTTGTTTTCCAACACTTGTTGCTCTATCGGAAAATAAAATCCTCAATACAAATGGAATAATAGGAATAGAACATCATAAAAAGGAGATTTTACCAGAGATAATCAAATCCTTAAGATTGATAAAGCAAAAGCGATATGGGGACATTACGATTTCATTTTATGCCGAGAATTTACCGCTGGAGATTAGAAAATGATGCTAACAAAAGAATACATTAATGAATTAAAGACAGCAGGCAATGGGGCATTATCTGAAGTTATAGAGAAATTAAAAGATGCCAGTAGTATAATTTTCTTACTGGAAAATTTAGGTCATTTACCAAAAGGGTTTGATGGAAACCTTTTAATTCCTCTTTTAAACTTCAAAAACTCACAGGTAAAATTTTGGACAGTGAAAAATCTTGGGAAACTTGAAGATGTAAGATGTTTAGAAATATTGTCAAAAATTGCCAGAGAGGATAATGATTCAATGGTCAGGAGAGAAGCAATATCTTCTATTGGCAGAATGCGAAATCCACAAAATAAATCAGTATTAATTGAGTTTTTAAATGATTCCGACCCCAAAGTCGTATTGCAAGCGATGCGTGGATTACTTGTCTATAAAAATACGGATAAAACAGTTGATAATAGTCTCAAAAAGTTAATTAACCATCCGAATGAAATGATTCAAACAGTAATTCATAAAGAATACTTTTCAAATAATCTGAATAAAATAACGCAACCCCATGCCCAGACCTATAATTTTCTTAAAAATGTTGTGGTTAATACTGATGTCAGAGAAGTTCTAAAATTTGTTCCAGATGAATCAATACATCTAACTTTTACATCACCACCTTATTATAACGCAAGGGATTATTCTATTTACCAGAGTTATAAAGAATATTTAGATTTTTTAGTAGAGATTTTCAAAGATGTTCATAGAGTAACTAAAGAGGGACGATTTTTCATTTTAAATACCTCTCCAATTATTATTCCAAGAATAAGTCGGCAACATTCCAGCAAAAGGTATCCTATTCCTTTTGATATACATCATTATTTGATTGATATGGGGTGGGAATTTATAGATGATATTGTGTGGTTAAAATCAGAATCAAGCGTTAAAAAT is drawn from bacterium and contains these coding sequences:
- a CDS encoding DNA methyltransferase; amino-acid sequence: MMLTKEYINELKTAGNGALSEVIEKLKDASSIIFLLENLGHLPKGFDGNLLIPLLNFKNSQVKFWTVKNLGKLEDVRCLEILSKIAREDNDSMVRREAISSIGRMRNPQNKSVLIEFLNDSDPKVVLQAMRGLLVYKNTDKTVDNSLKKLINHPNEMIQTVIHKEYFSNNLNKITQPHAQTYNFLKNVVVNTDVREVLKFVPDESIHLTFTSPPYYNARDYSIYQSYKEYLDFLVEIFKDVHRVTKEGRFFILNTSPIIIPRISRQHSSKRYPIPFDIHHYLIDMGWEFIDDIVWLKSESSVKNRNAGFLQHRKPLGYKPNPVTEYLMVYRKETDKLLDWNIHQYNWNIVKESKVIEDYETSNVWKIDPTFNKVHSAVFPVELCNRVIKFYSFKGDLVFDPFAGSGTLGRAAKSLERYFFLTEQDKRYFEEIKNNLSNMSLFANKEPLFLSLEQFKEVSKNDTARISSKEYYPKTY
- the rsmD gene encoding 16S rRNA (guanine(966)-N(2))-methyltransferase RsmD — protein: MKVRIIAGKAKGRIVKAKNRYATRPTLSRVKASLFDTLGNKVNQACFLDLYSGTGNIGLEALSRGAKKVVFVENNASQVKIIKQNILSLDFSEKQTFVYKTEVLKAIKFLSQKKECFDIVYLAPPFLKNFCFPTLVALSENKILNTNGIIGIEHHKKEILPEIIKSLRLIKQKRYGDITISFYAENLPLEIRK
- a CDS encoding shikimate kinase, which translates into the protein MNNIILSGFMGSGKTAVGKQLSSKLNMDFIDLDDWIEEEAQMAINEIFAKFGEDYFRELEKEIVKKACESLKNSVISTGGGVILRDENVENLHRAGIVIWLKVTPEKVYERTKDASHRPLLNCPNPLEKIKGLLSFRTPYYTAAADFIVDTSDLTVEEVVLRITRYLKLCPGVVLSKFCPEYHQVS
- a CDS encoding NUDIX hydrolase, whose product is MEKPDVRVALVVLKEDKILLVQHQKKGRKYWLLPGGRVNFGETLIEAIQREMLEEANIKVKVGDLLFISDAISPDIDSKRHIINIFFEGEMIGGELKIGNEEILQQIEFIPVSQLDKLTFYPMVKEELREWLQKRKPLGYLGNRWE